The DNA sequence TGCCGCTCACCACCGTCGACCAGCCCGAGCCGGCGATGCTCGAGAACGGCTCGCTGCCCGGCCTGCTCAAGACGGCCTCCTTCGGCTCCCGCTCGCGCGAGCGGCTCGCCACCCTGCGCGAGCACCAGCCGGCCGGACCGCTGATGTGCTCCGAGTTCTGGGACGGCTGGTTCGACCACTGGGGCGCGCACCACCACACGACGTCCGTCGAGCAGTCCGCCGCCGACCTGGACGAGCTGCTGGCGCTCGGCGCGTCGGTGAACATCTACATGTTCCACGGCGGCACCAACTTCGGCTTCACCAACGGCGCCAACGACAAGGGCGTCTACCAGCCCATCGTCACGAGCTACGACTACGACGCCCCACTGGATGAGGCGGGGGAGCCGACCGAGAAGTTCTGGGCATTCCGCGAGGTGATCGCCAAGCACGCGCCGGTGCCGGCGGAGGAGCCCGTCGTCGCCGCCGCGGCACCCGCGTTCAGCGTGCCGTTCCTCGACGCCGTGCCGCTGTTCGCGGTCGCCCCGAAGCTGGGCGACTGGCAGCACACCGATGACCTGCCGACGTTCGACGCGCTCGGCCACTACGCGGGCCTCGGGCTGTACCGCACCGAGATCGACACGACCGAGCCCGCCGTCCTCGAGTTCGGGGAGGTGCGCGACCGAGCCTACGTGTTCGTCGGGTCCACACGCGTCGGCGTGCTCGCCCGCGACCACCACGACAGTGCGATCACCCTCTCACCGAGCCGCGGCACACTGACCGTGCTGGTCGAGGACCAGGGCCGCGTCGATTACGGCCCCCGGATCGGTGAGCCCAAGGGCCTGATCGGCCCCGCGCGGCTGAACGGTGAGAGCCTCTGCCGCTGGAGCGTCCTGCCGCTGCGCCTGCCGTCGCTGGACGCCGTGCGCGCCGAGCTCGACGCCGCAGGCGCCGCCGTGGAGCAGGAGCCGGAGCGGCTCGCCGGGCCGGTGTTCGCGCGCGCGAGCTTCGAGCTGGAGGAGGCGGGGACGCTGTTCCTCGACACCACCGGCTGGGGAAAGGGTGTCGCCTGGATCAACGGCTTCAACCTCGGCCGCTACTGGACCCGAGGCCCCCAGGAGACGCTGCACGTCCCCGCGCCGGTCACTCGCGCCGGCCGCAACGAGCTCGTGATCCTGGAGCTGGAGTCCGCTGCCGACGCGACCGCGGACTTCGTCCCCGAACCGCGCCTCGGCCACACCGACTTCTGACGCCCCTCGGCAGAGGTCAGGAGGGGTCGAGGTCGCGGCGGTCGCGCAGCTCGGCCTCCAGCTGCCGGATCTTGTCATCCTCGATCTCGCGCTCGAGCGCGGCGAGCTGCTCCTCGGTCGACAGTGGTCGCGTCACCGGCGCCTGGTACCCGCGCGCGACCGTCGTCCGCCGCGGGCGCGAAAACGTGCCGCCGTACTCGCGCCCGATGGCGAACCACAGGACCCCGCCGATCAGCGGCAGCAGGATCACGATGAAGATCCAGGCCACCTTCGGCAGGTGCTTCACCTGACTGCTGTCGCGCAGGATGATGTCGATCAGCGCGACGACGAAGAAGACGAGGATCAGCAGAGGGACGACGGCCATCCGCCGAGTCTAGGGGGAGCCCCGCTCACTCCCAGACCATGAACGGCCGCAATTCCAGCTGGCCGTTGCGGGCCATCGGGTGCCGGGAGGCGATCTCGATGGCCTCGTCCAGGTCCTCGACCTCCAGGATGTCGAAGCCGCAGATCACCTCTTTCGTCTCGGTGAAGGGCCCGTCGGTCACGTAGCGCTTGCCGTCGCGCACGCGGACGACGCGCGACTCGGACTGCGGCTGGAGCACCTCCCCGATGATCCGCTTGCCGCTGGCGTCGAGCGGGTCCACCCAGAGGTCGACGTCCGACTCGTCGCTCTCGGTGTCCGGCTGGGAGTCGGTGATCACGAACATCATGTACTTCATCGCGTGGTGTCCTTTCGTAAATCGGTTGTCGGTTCACTGGGACGTCGAACGGAGCGGCCGCCGGTCGACATTTCCGTTCTCCCGGATGAGCCGGTGGACGACATACTCCACCGTCCCCGCCACGACCCCGGCGCCGAGCGGCTCGCTGAACCAGCCGAGGTAGGTCGCCGGGGTGGTCAGCCAGAGGAGGGTGTAGCCGACGAAAGCGACGACGAACGCGCTCGCCGTGGCGCAGACGTGACGCCACCAGTGCACGCCCCCCGGGCGGGCGCGGGCGAACCAGGCGTAGTGGACGGCCGCGCTGAGGAAGCCGACCCCGGCGGCGGCCGGGCCGTACAGGAAGAGCTGCGGGCTGAGCAGCTCGCGCTTGGTGTCGCTGCCCAGTTCGTAGTCGAGGATGTGCAGGAAGCCGACGGCGGCGCCCGCGAGCACGCCGGTGATCAGGATGACGAGGCGCGCGTCCCTCCCGAGCAGCGGGTGGTGGTGCGCGGTCGTCACGGGGCCGACGATACTGTGCGGCGGCCGGAGCCGTCCAGCGTTTGCCGAGTCGGTTAGTGTAGCCTTACCTTACTCGTTGTCCCGCCCTCCCACCGGCCCGAAGGGAACCGCTGTGCCCGTGCTCGCCCCGCCGCTGACGGACCGCCCGGCGTACCGGCCGTACCGCGCGGAGGTCGTGGCGATCCGCCGGCTGAGCCCCGGTTTCGCGCGTGTGAGCCTCGCCTGCGACGATTTCGAGACCTTCGGCACGGAGCGGCTGGACCAGCGGATCAAGCTTGTCTTCCCGCTGCCCGACGGCACGTTCAGCCCGCTCGACGCGGGGGACTGGTACGACCAGTGGCGTGCGCTGCCTGAGCACAGGCGCAACCCGTTCCGCACCTACACGGTGCGCGACGTCGACCCGCGCGAGCGCCGGCTCGACGTGGACTTCGTCGTGCACGGCGACGGCGGCCCGGCCGCTCGGTGGCTCGCCGGCGCGACGATGGGCGACGAGCTGGTGGTGATCGGGCCGGACGCCCTCAGTCCGCACTCCGGGGTGGGGATCGACTGGCGGCCGGGGGAGGCCACGGAGCTGCTGCTGGCGGGCGACGAGACCGCGGCGCCGGCGATCGCCTCGATCCTGGAGGGGCTGCCGCCGACGCGCAGGGCGCACGCGTTCATCGAGGTCCCGACGGCGGCCGACGTGCTTCCGCTGCGCGTTGGACGCCACGTCGAGGTCACCTGGCTCGCGCGCGAGGGCGGCGAGCACGGAGGCCGTCTCATCTCCGCGGTGACCGGCTGGCTGGCCGGGCATCCCGACGTGGTCGCGGCCGCCGCGGCCGGTCGCGCGCAGCGGCTGGAGGACGTCGACGTGGACGCGGACATCCTCTGGGACAGCCCGGAGCTCTCCGGCCCCGCGCGGTCCGCCGGCGGCTTCTACGCCTGGATCGCCGGCGAGTCGGGCGTCGTCAAGACGCTGCGCAGACTCCTGGTGCGCGGGCACGGGATCGACCGCGGGCGCGTGGCCTTCATGGGGTACTGGCGGCTGGGGCGCGCCGAGCGGGTCTGACCCGCTACTTGTTCTTGGTCTCCGTGCCGGCGAACGTCGCAGGGTAGTTGCTGAGCCAGGTCCAGTGGCTCACCGGCCAGCTCACCACGAATGCCCGGCCGACCACGTCGTTCATCGGAACGAAGCCCTTCGTCGGGTCGTCCATGTGGTACCGGGAGTCCGCCGAGTTGTAGCGGTTGTCGCCCATCACCCAGATCTTCCCGGCCGGGACGGTCACATCGAACGGCTTGGCCGACACGGCCTGCTGCCCCGCGGGCAGCAGCACATACGGCTCCTTCAGCGGCACGCCGTTCACGCTCATCTGGCCGAGGGCGTTGCAGCAGGTGATGTGGTCGCCCGGGAGGCCGATCAGCCGCTTCACGAGGTGCTGGTCGCTGTCCGAGGCGCCGAGGCCGACGAAGTCGAGCACCGCGCCGACGCCCTGCTGGATGGGGTTGCCGGTCTGCGGCGCCGCGGCGGGAAGCCAGCCGCCCGGATCCTTGAAAACGACGACGTCGCCGCGCGACAGCGGGAAGACCGACGGCTGCAGTTCGTTGACGATGATCCGGTCGTTGATCTGGAGGGTGTTCTCCATCGACCCGGAGGGGATGTAGAACGACCGCGCGACGAACGTCTTGATCAGGAACGAGACCAGCACCGCGATGACGAAGATCACGACGACGTCGCGGAGGAGGACCTTCCAGCCGGACTTGCGGGTGGCACGACGGGGTCGCATGGTCTCGGTGCTGTCGGTCACAAGGCTTCACGCTAGCGTGCCGAGGCTGAGAGACGCATCCGACCCTCCTACGAGGGATTGTCCCGCAGGGCCGCCCGGTGAAAGGATCGGAGCACGGGCCGGCCCGACTCCCGTCGGGGGCCCGCGTGATCATGCGGGATGCGTTGGCGCGCTTCAGACTGCTGACACGACGCGAACCTCCGCGCCGCGGCGATCGGGGCCGCGTCCGCCGCGATCCGGCACTCGTCTCCGGTGATCGGCTGCCCTTTCCCGGAGGGCCCGCCGGGTTTCGCGGTGTCGTCGCCGGAGGCTCCCCGCTGCACGAGCGGCCGGTGCTGAGGCCGCTGGCCCACGCTGCGGCGGTACTCCTGGCAACCGGCCTCCTGCTCGCTCCGCTTCCGGCATCCGCCGACGACTGCCAGGGGCAGGACTGCAGCACCTCGACGCCGACACCCGACCCGGACGATTCACCCGCGCCCACACCCTCGCCGACCCCGACGCCCACTCCGACGCCGACGCCGACTCCGACGCCGACTCCGACGCCCACGCCGACCCCGACGCCGACCCCCACGCCGACACCCACTCCGAAGCCCACGCCGACGCCGACGCCCACGCCATCGCCGTCCGACACCCCGGCCCCGACCGACGACATCCCACTGCTCATCCCGCCCGACCTCACGGGAACCGTCCAGTCCGACACCGCGCAGGTGGAGCAGGCGGCCCAGCTGGCCAGCGACCTGGCCTCCGCGCAGCAGGCGCTCGCCGACGCCACGAACGCCAACCTCGGCGTGCAGCGGGAGCAGACCCAGGCCCAGTCCGCGTCCGACGCGCTCGCCGCCCAGGCGAAGGCCGCGAAGAAGAAGGCCGCGGCCTCCGCCGCCTTCGCGACCGCGCTGATCCGCGCGGCCGGCTGGAAGGGTCTCGGCTCCGACCCGCTGGCTGCGGTGCTCGGGACGAACGGCGACCTCCTCACGAAGCTCGGCGCCGTCAACCGGCTCAACACGCTCTCCAGCGATCGGGTCGCCGCGCTGCGCGACGCGTCGACGGACGCCAAGGCCGCGTCGAATCTGAGCGGCCAGGCGAAGCATGCGGCCGCCGCGCTCGCCGGCATCGACGTCGACGCCAGCCAGCAGGCCGTCGACGACGCCCAGGCCCAGGTCGACTCGGCCTCCGCCGCGCTCGCCCAGCTGCCCACCGTGCTCACCGCCGGGACGGGCTGGCAGGCGCTCACCGTCGATCCGTCCGCCATCGCGACCGGCTGGGCGCTGCCGGTGCACGGCCCGATGACCGACCCGTTCGGCCCCCGGCCCTCGCGTCCGCTCGGAACCGCGCTCTTCCACCCGGGCGACGACATCGGCGCCGCCTGCGGCACGACCATCGTCGCCGCGGCCGCCGGAACCATCCTGGCAGCCGGCCCGAACGGCGGATACGGCAACTTCATCCTCATCGACCACGGCGGCGGCGTCGAGACCGCCTACGGGCACATCCGGGACGGCGGGATCGGCGTGACGGTCGGCGAGCACGTCGACGCCGGGCAGCCCATCGCGCAGGTCGGCACGACGGGGCTCTCCACCGGCTGCCACCTCCACCTCGAAGTCCGCGTGAACGGCGTCCAGATCGACCCGTACCCGTTCCTCGCGGCACGGGGGGTCATCGTCGGAACCCGCTGAGGGGCGTACGGTTCAGGACATGACGGAACTGACGGAGCTGGTGGGCTCGTGGATGCGCCG is a window from the Leifsonia shinshuensis genome containing:
- a CDS encoding YciI family protein encodes the protein MKYMMFVITDSQPDTESDESDVDLWVDPLDASGKRIIGEVLQPQSESRVVRVRDGKRYVTDGPFTETKEVICGFDILEVEDLDEAIEIASRHPMARNGQLELRPFMVWE
- a CDS encoding PLD nuclease N-terminal domain-containing protein, which codes for MAVVPLLILVFFVVALIDIILRDSSQVKHLPKVAWIFIVILLPLIGGVLWFAIGREYGGTFSRPRRTTVARGYQAPVTRPLSTEEQLAALEREIEDDKIRQLEAELRDRRDLDPS
- a CDS encoding M23 family metallopeptidase → MLRPLAHAAAVLLATGLLLAPLPASADDCQGQDCSTSTPTPDPDDSPAPTPSPTPTPTPTPTPTPTPTPTPTPTPTPTPTPTPTPKPTPTPTPTPSPSDTPAPTDDIPLLIPPDLTGTVQSDTAQVEQAAQLASDLASAQQALADATNANLGVQREQTQAQSASDALAAQAKAAKKKAAASAAFATALIRAAGWKGLGSDPLAAVLGTNGDLLTKLGAVNRLNTLSSDRVAALRDASTDAKAASNLSGQAKHAAAALAGIDVDASQQAVDDAQAQVDSASAALAQLPTVLTAGTGWQALTVDPSAIATGWALPVHGPMTDPFGPRPSRPLGTALFHPGDDIGAACGTTIVAAAAGTILAAGPNGGYGNFILIDHGGGVETAYGHIRDGGIGVTVGEHVDAGQPIAQVGTTGLSTGCHLHLEVRVNGVQIDPYPFLAARGVIVGTR
- the lepB gene encoding signal peptidase I, whose product is MRPRRATRKSGWKVLLRDVVVIFVIAVLVSFLIKTFVARSFYIPSGSMENTLQINDRIIVNELQPSVFPLSRGDVVVFKDPGGWLPAAAPQTGNPIQQGVGAVLDFVGLGASDSDQHLVKRLIGLPGDHITCCNALGQMSVNGVPLKEPYVLLPAGQQAVSAKPFDVTVPAGKIWVMGDNRYNSADSRYHMDDPTKGFVPMNDVVGRAFVVSWPVSHWTWLSNYPATFAGTETKNK
- a CDS encoding siderophore-interacting protein; translation: MPVLAPPLTDRPAYRPYRAEVVAIRRLSPGFARVSLACDDFETFGTERLDQRIKLVFPLPDGTFSPLDAGDWYDQWRALPEHRRNPFRTYTVRDVDPRERRLDVDFVVHGDGGPAARWLAGATMGDELVVIGPDALSPHSGVGIDWRPGEATELLLAGDETAAPAIASILEGLPPTRRAHAFIEVPTAADVLPLRVGRHVEVTWLAREGGEHGGRLISAVTGWLAGHPDVVAAAAAGRAQRLEDVDVDADILWDSPELSGPARSAGGFYAWIAGESGVVKTLRRLLVRGHGIDRGRVAFMGYWRLGRAERV
- a CDS encoding glycoside hydrolase family 35 protein, yielding MSTFEIAGDDFLLDGRPHRILSGAIHYFRVHPDDWADRIRKARLMGLNTVETYVPWNAHEPQPGEWTAEGALDLARFLRTVQEEGMHAIVRPGPYICAEWDNGGLPAWLFTDPSVGIRRSEPVFLAAVTAFLERVLAIVRPLQVTEGGPVLLVQVENEYGAYGDDKDYLRHLVKVFQGAGITVPLTTVDQPEPAMLENGSLPGLLKTASFGSRSRERLATLREHQPAGPLMCSEFWDGWFDHWGAHHHTTSVEQSAADLDELLALGASVNIYMFHGGTNFGFTNGANDKGVYQPIVTSYDYDAPLDEAGEPTEKFWAFREVIAKHAPVPAEEPVVAAAAPAFSVPFLDAVPLFAVAPKLGDWQHTDDLPTFDALGHYAGLGLYRTEIDTTEPAVLEFGEVRDRAYVFVGSTRVGVLARDHHDSAITLSPSRGTLTVLVEDQGRVDYGPRIGEPKGLIGPARLNGESLCRWSVLPLRLPSLDAVRAELDAAGAAVEQEPERLAGPVFARASFELEEAGTLFLDTTGWGKGVAWINGFNLGRYWTRGPQETLHVPAPVTRAGRNELVILELESAADATADFVPEPRLGHTDF